The Impatiens glandulifera chromosome 8, dImpGla2.1, whole genome shotgun sequence genome includes a window with the following:
- the LOC124912835 gene encoding uncharacterized protein LOC124912835 gives MQETVGDDEKMNDGKKDDVMEDNEKVEDEQKEDGEKVDDDENMEKDERKDGEKDDDDEKVEDERKGNVEKVDGDLKVEDEGKDNDAKVEDVKMDVEAKVEDGEKLDGVAKVDDVDVDLKLKDLKVKVKDEKTVGDVKANDDNDDNDDFQLYNTPPKGNYGRRVRKPKKDDSYTNPSLSKMPKTKDPMKVNHLQKFDDELLDKVKAWLDDPKTDNSTTDLHTVQAKKEVLVRVVTRLTWIEDTEMDAFCHLLRKRISCYPKTYKNTHAAIGDCVLSDRIRQQHRAFIKDPAKYPVDEFKDYYMGAPHRYMPEWSTIDDVYMPVNINQKHWILCVARLQKYRIDVYDCDAYLYKNLDPYLKPFCDMIPFIFAKTITPGERVRYPNFNFESPIQPMTYKRFPHPKVKTAAAKVGEVPRAIESGDCGVFTLMYMEHLTANQPVHNVTSENMGFFRQKMAVRLFHQIMEP, from the exons ATGCAGGAGACTGTGGGGGATGATGAGAAGATGAATGATGGGAAGAAAGACGATGTAATGGAGGacaatgagaaggtggaggatgaacaAAAAGAGGACGGTGAgaaggtggatgatgatgaaaatATGGAAAAGGACGAAAGAAAAGACGGTGAGAAGgacgatgatgatgagaaggtggaggatgaaagAAAAGGCAACGTTGAGAAGGTCGATGGTGATttgaaggtggaggatgaagGAAAAGACAACGATGCGAAGGTGGAGGACGTAAAGATGGACGTTGAGGCTAAAGTGGAGGACGGTGAGAAGCTGGATGGTGTGGCTAAGGTGGATGATGTGGATGTTGATCTGAAACTGAAGGATTtgaaagtgaaggtgaaggatgagaAGACTGTGGGGGATGTGAAGGCaaatgatgacaatgatgacAATGACGATTTCCAGTTATACAATACTCCTCCTAAAGGAAATTATGGGAGGAGAGTGAGAAAGCCGAAAAAAGATGACTCGTACACCAACCCTTCCTTGTCAAAAATGCCCAAGACAAAGGATCCTATGAAAGTGAAtcaccttcaaaaatttgatgatgagctacTGGATAAAGTAAAGGCGTGGTTGGATGATCCAAAAACCGATAATTCGACAACGGATTTACATACggttcaagcaaagaaggaagTGTTGGTTAGAGTTGTAACAAGGCTTACATGGATTGAAGACACG GAAATGGATGCATTCTGCCATCTACTGCGGAAAAGGATTTCCTGCTATCCCAAGACGTATAAAAATACACATGCGGCAATTGGGGATTGCGTATTGTCGGATAGAATCAGGCAACAGCACCGGGCTTTTATTAAGGATCCTGCCAAATATCCAGTCGACGAATTCAAAGACTATTATATGGGCGCACCACATAGATATATGCCAGAGTGGTCAACAATTGACGACGTCTACATGCCAGTGAACATTAACCAGAAACACTGGATTTTATGTGTAGCACGTCTTCAAAAGTACCGCATTGACGTGTACGACTGTGATGCCTATCTTTATAAGAATCTGGATCCTTATTTGAAACCCTTCTGCGACATGATTCCATTTATATTCGCCAAAACAATCACTCCCGGTGAGAGGGTAAGGTATCCTAATTTCAACTTCGAAAGCCCCATCCAACCAATGACATACAAACGGTTTCCACACCCCAAAGTGAAAACCGCTGCTGCTAAGGTTGGAGAAGTCCCACGGGCAATAGAGAGCGGGGACTGTGGGGTCTTCACGCTAATGTACATGGAACACTTGACCGCTAATCAACCCGTGCATAATGTGACCTCAGAAAATATGGGATTTTTTAGGCAGAAGATGGCGGTCCGGTTATTCCATCAGATTATGGaaccttaa
- the LOC124911546 gene encoding uncharacterized protein LOC124911546 — protein MATAILQYVQNLWPLSVFKYNDLRVSDRLVNKLSVPENTKQFIVAFREPNSQSVVYVLCVQNLSERSALDVEYLIREVRPDAVVVQVGQGASYEIEAEETESKDKLNEPVPTSSFEVVRRCFTDKINKERYENEAGSFVLRKIFGVGLHGNCLAAKKVAKEVGASFFLLESQSNCGGDSNPSEETESESTYKSLVLSSSSLAPLKASTVVQATTRKLLLNNDSQLQMVRTLSSYLTIPSSVSEKGSENFQPIVDYEAPSFAQTIYPLLEDLHNIFTDIPSIDRALACAQEMFFKVNNGENVEGKLLSDVHLFRIAVEGLRIALNSAGRQPINNTEKLNSSKEDFSELEAEEKSNVLLAEAIKSQTKKFNSIVAIVDASTLVGLRKHWNTRVPFEIKEMVEDIVISCEVDEEGLSNNEKKHLLSNKPMVAVGAGASAIIGASSLSKVAPVSSFMKVITLKVPVSLKIGFAQTHKTIIAAISKTLGTSKVVAPGFTGSGAKTSTLKAVSSARRIRDVTHSLIAYSQKTSLSAMRASFYEIMRKRQVRPIGFMPWATLGCSVATCASLLAYGDGIECVAESLPFAPSIATLGRGIQSLDQASQTVKQADNSRIQNYIDSLMDKFKKVKPKVQ, from the coding sequence ATGGCAACGGCGATTTTACAATATGTGCAAAATTTATGGCCTTTATCGGTATTCAAATACAATGATTTGAGGGTATCTGATAGACTTGTCAATAAACTATCTGTGCCTGAGAACACAAAACAATTCATTGTTGCTTTTCGTGAACCGAATTCACAGTCGGTAGTATATGTATTGTGTGTTCAGAATTTATCAGAGAGATCTGCTTTGGATGTTGAGTATCTTATTAGAGAAGTTCGACCTGATGCTGTAGTTGTTCAAGTGGGTCAGGGGGCATCTTATGAGATTGAAGCTGAAGAAACAGAATCTAAAGATAAATTGAATGAGCCTGTTCCAACTTCGTCTTTTGAAGTTGTTAGAAGGTGCTTTACTGACAAGATAAATAAGGAGAGATATGAAAATGAGGCTGGAAGTTTTGTGTTAAGAAAGATTTTTGGAGTTGGTCTTCATGGAAATTGTTTGGCCGCTAAGAAGGTGGCTAAGGAAGTTGGCGCATCCTTCTTCTTACTGGAATCTCAATCTAATTGTGGTGGTGATAGCAATCCTAGTGAAGAAACCGAGTCGGAGAGCACATACAAAAGTTTGGTTTTAAGTTCGAGTAGTTTGGCTCCTTTGAAGGCAAGTACAGTTGTTCAAGCTACCACAAGGAAACTTCTGCTTAACAATGATAGTCAGTTACAGATGGTCAGGACCTTGTCATCTTATTTGACCATCCCCAGTTCTGTTTCAGAGAAAGGTTCTGAAAATTTTCAGCCAATAGTAGACTATGAGGCCCCATCATTTGCACAGACAATTTATCCTTTACTTGAAGATTTACACAATATATTTACAGACATTCCATCCATTGACAGGGCTTTAGCATGTGCTCAAGAGATGTTTTTTAAGGTGAACAATGGAGAAAATGTGGAGGGGAAACTTCTATCCGATGTTCACTTATTTCGGATTGCAGTAGAGGGACTCAGAATAGCTTTGAACAGTGCAGGTCGACAACCTATTAACAATACAGAGAAATTAAATTCATCCAAGGAAGATTTCTCGGAGCTTGAAGCTGAAGAAAAGTCAAATGTGCTTCTTGCAGAGGCCATAAAAAGCCAAACCAAAAAGTTCAACTCCATAGTCGCAATAGTTGATGCTAGTACCTTGGTTGGTCTGAGGAAACACTGGAATACTCGTGTCCCATTTGAGATAAAAGAAATGGTAGAAGACATTGTTATTAGCTGCGAAGTTGACGAAGAAGGCTTGAGCAACAATGAAAAAAAGCATTTATTGTCTAATAAGCCAATGGTAGCAGTTGGTGCAGGAGCCTCAGCTATCATAGGAGCTTCATCCCTCTCCAAAGTCGCTCCTGTATCAAGCTTCATGAAAGTTATTACATTAAAAGTTCCTGTTTCTCTTAAAATTGGTTTTGCGCAGACACATAAGACTATTATTGCTGCCATTAGCAAGACTTTGGGTACATCCAAAGTGGTAGCCCCTGGATTTACTGGTTCTGGAGCCAAAACATCTACATTAAAGGCAGTTTCTTCTGCTAGAAGAATACGAGATGTGACTCACTCTCTTATAGCATATTCACAGAAGACCAGTCTTTCGGCCATGAGGGCCTCGTTTTATGAAATAATGAGGAAACGACAGGTTCGACCAATTGGCTTTATGCCGTGGGCTACATTAGGATGTAGTGTTGCCACTTGTGCAAGTCTTCTTGCCTATGGAGATGGAATTGAATGTGTTGCTGAGTCACTACCATTTGCACCCTCAATTGCTACTCTTGGTCGTGGAATCCAAAGTCTAGACCAAGCTTCCCAGACAGTGAAGCAAGCAGACAATTCAAGGATACAGAACTATATAGACTCCCTGATGGACAAATTTAAAAAAGTGAAACCGAAGGTCCAATGA
- the LOC124911357 gene encoding putative disease resistance protein RGA4: MVDAAIIKGLLSNLAPLINDEISLFWSFKKDVQKLSSTLSSICAVLEDAERKIVQEGDKQTEDWLRKLRDVAYEVRDIVDECTYEDLRLQVNRLNASSSVRIRVANSIARPFTGTWTKITVAHKMKNVREKLDQVSSERQKLHLGQCTSRYDTSRCWRETMSLPSSTRVYGRDKEKAQIIDVILNATSSEQLSILPLVGIGGLGKTTLAQLIFNDDQVSKHFDTKIWVCVSQEFHLIPVIKSVLQVKVKAEASLEELQQKVRDKLIGKKYLLVLDDVWNENIEAWDKLKSILDCGSNGSFILTTTRKRNVAEIMETIDHVVLSLLSDEDCWLLFEQRAFMHRRTPKTPNFIEIGKGIAGKCKGVPLVAKILGSQLGFKSDPEEWRKTRDSKIWEISQNQEYDVLPILRLSYYDLPYHLRRCFVFCAIFPKDAEFDDVRLIRLWMAHGLIPTVKNQEFEDVGNTIWKELVWRSFFQDERHYADEFGIFHKTCKMHDLVHDLAESVMKDECYRMDANSSSGDGLGKEIRHVMVDKLDKTSVGSLKKKIRGLQSIMVTTTTTTDKWSGLKEFPSLRVLQIRNNQVLPSVGGLKHLRYLDISCSRITTLPNVICDLLNLHTLDLTCCYMLQSLPRNMKDLLSLRHLCLEGCNELESMPRGMRQLKHLKTFSLFVVGKEERDCQLDELKELNFGGSLTIKKLGRVSDASIARGISMANKSSITELKLDWTSETETRHEKIGEALEVSTARLKILKMDGYTGVNVPTWVEKSLLLEELSIDGMNNLRELMHYNCTGAFPNLCMLKISKCPKLRSLPPHLKTLKDLTVVGECLDDLLYSIWNLNGLTCLELVDLNNCVEQLFPLREFVSPTTITAEAFPNLSKIVIHNCPNLGALPPHLKALKEVTIGGECTDELLHSIPNLSALTHFSISYNKRRVLFPAPSSNSSSSTFQSLQSLNIFGCFKLRRLFDEGMISGCDMQQKQQHHHHLQGRINSLTELRLEMCALTISLEEFRNLDMNNSLKIVHISHCPNLVSSEEADDFIALVHSLKTRLGTKIFADNLNDGGKHSGGCCSKIDHSGAWICEEMSFCPSCEQSLEALKVQEAQEAQEAQEAQEAQEAQEAQEAQEAQEAQEAQEAQANLKL; encoded by the exons ATGGTTGATGCAGCCATAATCAAGGGCTTGCTTTCAAATTTGGCCCCTCTGATTAACGACGAGATCTCATTGTTTTGGAGTTTTAAGAAGGATGTTCAGAAGTTGTCGAGCACGCTATCTTCCATTTGTGCCGTCCTTGAGGATGCCGAAAGAAAGATCGTGCAGGAGGGGGACAAACAAACTGAAGACTGGCTGCGGAAACTGAGAGACGTGGCATATGAGGTTCGTGACATCGTCGATGAGTGCACATATGAAGACCTTCGTCTTCAAGTCAACAGGCTTAATGCCTCCTCGTCAGTCAGGATCCGGGTAGCCAATTCAATAGCCCGTCCGTTTACCGGTACTTGGACCAAGATTACAGTCGCTCACAAGATGAAGAACGTTCGAGAGAAGCTTGATCAAGTCTCTTCAGAGCGCCAAAAGCTTCATTTGGGCCAATGTACTAGTAGGTACGATACTAGTCGCTGCTGGCGTGAGACCATGTCTCTTCCTAGCTCTACCAGAGTATACGGGAGGGATAAGGAGAAGGCGCAGATAATTGATGTTATACTCAACGCAACATCTAGTGAACAACTATCTATTCTGCCCCTTGTTGGAATTGGAGGTCTAGGTAAAACCACACTCGCCCAACTGATCTTCAATGACGACCAGGTTTCAAAGCATTTTGATACAAAAATCTGGGTTTGCGTTTCCCAAGAATTTCATCTTATCCCGGTGATCAAATCCGTCTTACAAGTAAAAGTAAAGGCGGAAGCTTCCTTGGAAGAATTGCAGCAAAAAGTTAGAGATAAATTGATTgggaaaaaatatttacttgtACTGGATGATGTTTGGAATGAAAACATCGAGGCATGGGATAAGTTAAAATCTATCTTGGACTGTGGATCAAACGGTTCGTTCATCCTTACCACGACCCGCAAACGAAATGTGGCGGAAATCATGGAAACGATCGACCATGTCGTCTTATCATTGCTCTCCGACGAAGATTGTTGGCTCCTGTTCGAACAACGAGCGTTTATGCATAGAAGAACACCAAAAACTCCCAACTTTATTGAGATTGGGAAAGGAATTGCCGGGAAATGCAAGGGTGTTCCTCTCGTCGCAAAAATACTGGGAAGTCAATTGGGCTTCAAGAGTGATCCAGAAGAATGGCGTAAGACGAGAGACAGTAAGATTTGGGAGATATCCCAAAATCAAGAATACGATGTCTTGCCTATTCTAAGGTTGAGTTACTATGACCTCCCTTATCATTTGAGGAGATGCTTTGTGTTTTGTGCTATATTTCCCAAGGATGCTGAATTTGACGATGTGAGATTAATCCGACTGTGGATGGCCCATGGTTTAATTCCTACCGTTAAAAACCAAGAGTTTGAAGATGTTGGGAATACAATTTGGAAAGAGTTGGTGTGGAGATCATTTTTTCAAGATGAAAGGCATTATGCAGATGAGTTTGGAATATTTCATAAAACATGTAAGATGCATGATCTCGTTCACGATCTTGCCGAATCTGTTATGAAAGATGAATGTTATAGGATGGATGCTAATAGCTCAAGTGGTGATGGTTTAGGAAAAGAAATCCGTCATGTAATGGTTGATAAGTTAGACAAAACATCAGTCGGTTCCCTTAAGAAGAAAATCAGAGGATTGCAATCAATAATGgtcacaacaacaacaacaacggATAAATGGAGTGGGTTGAAGGAATTTCCGTCATTACGTGTCTTACAAATAAGGAACAATCAAGTTTTGCCTTCTGTGGGAGGTCTAAAACATCTCAGATACTTGGACATTTCCTGTAGTAGGATAACAACATTGCCAAATGTTATTTGTGATCTCTTGAACTTACATACTCTAGATCTCACATGTTGTTATATGCTTCAAAGTTTGCCCAGAAATATGAAAGACCTCCTTAGCCTACGACATCTTTGTTTGGAGGGCTGTAATGAATTAGAATCTATGCCTAGAGGGATGAGGCAATTGAAACATCTGAAGACGTTCAGCTTGTTTGTGGTAGGTAAGGAAGAGAGAGACTGCCAGCTAGATGAACTAAAAGAATTGAATTTTGGCGGATCGTTGACAATTAAAAAGCTTGGAAGAGTTAGCGATGCATCTATTGCGAGAGGGATAAGTATGGCTAACAAGTCGAGTATCACAGAGTTGAAGTTGGATTGGACATCTGAGACCGAGACTAGACATGAGAAAATAGGTGAAGCTCTAGAGGTTTCAACTGCAAGGCTGAAGATATTGAAAATGGATGGTTACACAGGTGTGAATGTCCCTACATGGGTGGAAAAGTCATTGTTGCTAGAGGAGCTTTCTATTGACGGAATGAACAATTTGAGGGAATTGATGCATTATAACTGTACTGGAGCATTCCCTAATCTATGCATGCTGAAGATATCTAAATGCCCAAAGCTAAGGAGCTTGCCCCCACATCTCAAAACACTCAAAGATCTAACTGTTGTAGGTGAATGTTTGGATGATTTGTTATATAGCATCTGGAATCTGAATGGTCTCACTTGTCTTGAACTTGTGGATTTGAACAATTGTGTGGAGCAATTATTCCCTTTGAGGGAATTTGTATCTCCTACTACTATTACTGCTGAAGCATTCCCTAATCTATCGAAGATTGTGATACATAATTGCCCAAACCTAGGGGCCTTGCCACCGCATCTCAAAGCACTGAAAGAAGTAACAATTGGGGGTGAATGTACGGATGAGTTGTTACACAGCATCCCAAATCTTAGTGCTCTCACTCATTTCtcaatttcttataataaaagaaGAGTTTTATTTCCAGCTCCATCCTCAAACTCCTCCTCATCAACTTTCCAATCTCTTCAATCTCTGAATATTTTTGGGTGCTTCAAGTTAAGACGTTTGTTTGATGAGGGAATGATAAGTGGCTGCGACATGCAACAAAAGCAgcagcatcatcatcatcttcaaggTCGCATCAACTCTCTCACGGAATTGCGACTTGAGATGTGCGCCTTGACGATATCACTTGAGGAATTTCGAAACCTCGATATGAATAATTCACTAAAGATTGTGCATATCAGCCATTGTCCTAACTTGGTGTCTTCAGAAGAAGCGGACGATTTTATTGCACTCGTGCATTCCCTTAAAACCAGATTGGGTACTAAAATCTTTGCAGACAATCTAAATGATGGCGGAAAGCATTCCGGGGGATGTTGTAGCAAAATTGATCATTCGGGAGCATGGATCTGCGAGGAGATG AGCTTCTGCCCCTCGTGCGAGCAGTCTCTGGAGGCTCTGAAGGTGCAGGAGGCTCAGGAGGCGCAGGAGGCTCAGGAGGCGCAGGAGGCTCAGGAGGCGCAGGAGGCTCAGGAGGCGCAGGAGGCTCAGGAGGCGCAGGAGGCTCAGGAGGCGCAGGCAAATCTCAAACTGTGA